Below is a window of Mycolicibacterium chitae DNA.
CCTATGGTTGAGGTTGAGGGTTTGCCGGTCAAGAGGTTCGGCGCCAGATCGGCAAGCAATCGTCCCATGGGAGGAAGACCATGACCCCCCCGCACAACTACCTCGCCGTCATCAAGGTGGTCGGCATCGGCGGCGGCGGCGTCAATGCCGTCAACCGAATGATCGAACAGGGCCTCAAGGGCGTCGAGTTCATCGCCATCAACACCGACGCGCAGGCGTTGTTGATGAGCGACGCCGACGTCAAGCTCGACGTGGGCCGCGATTCCACCCGTGGCCTGGGCGCCGGTGCCGACCCCGAGGTCGGGCGCAAGGCCGCCGAGGACGCCAAGGATGAGATCGAAGAGCTGCTCCGCGGCGCCGACATGGTGTTCGTCACCGCGGGTGAGGGCGGCGGCACCGGCACCGGCGGCGCGCCGGTGGTGGCCACCATCGCCCGCAAGCTCGGCGCGCTGACCGTCGGCGTCGTCACCCGGCCGTTCTCGTTCGAGGGCAAGCGCCGCTCGAATCAGGCCGAACTCGGCATCACCGCGCTGCGGGAGAGCTGCGACACCCTCATCGTGATCCCCAACGACCGGCTGCTGCAGATGGGCGACGCGGCCGTCTCGCTGATGGACGCGTTCCGCAGCGCCGACGAGGTGCTGCTCAACGGCGTGCAGGGCATCACCGACCTGATCACCACACCGGGCCTGATCAACGTCGACTTCGCTGACGTCAAGGGCGTCATGAGCGGGGCCGGCACCGCGTTGATGGGCATCGGGGCCGCGCGCGGGGACGGTCGTGCCCTGAAGGCCGCCGAGATCGCGATCAACTCGCCGCTGCTCGAGGCCTCGATGGAGGGCGCCCAGGGCGTGCTGCTGTCGGTGGCCGGCGGCAGTGACCTGGGTCTGTTCGAGATCAACGAGGCCGCCTCGCTGGTCCAGGACGCCGCCCATCAGGACGCCAACATCATCTTCG
It encodes the following:
- the ftsZ gene encoding cell division protein FtsZ, whose product is MTPPHNYLAVIKVVGIGGGGVNAVNRMIEQGLKGVEFIAINTDAQALLMSDADVKLDVGRDSTRGLGAGADPEVGRKAAEDAKDEIEELLRGADMVFVTAGEGGGTGTGGAPVVATIARKLGALTVGVVTRPFSFEGKRRSNQAELGITALRESCDTLIVIPNDRLLQMGDAAVSLMDAFRSADEVLLNGVQGITDLITTPGLINVDFADVKGVMSGAGTALMGIGAARGDGRALKAAEIAINSPLLEASMEGAQGVLLSVAGGSDLGLFEINEAASLVQDAAHQDANIIFGTVIDDSLGDEVRVTVIAAGFEAGAAGRKPVVSPGAAPGSGTGTGTGAQPIAPGKAGKVSSPLFEPVDAASVPPHSNGATVRVGGGDGPDDGGIADDDVDVPPFMRH